A window from Bdellovibrionales bacterium encodes these proteins:
- a CDS encoding cytochrome c encodes MKMTKITLAAAALALSACGAKGDKTNVEIIQDMMESPAIKAQEYDESSPNHSGMRVPAEHTVPVGFTPYKYKGDIEGGSKQANPLAGNMSPDVLKVGQKYFETNCAVCHGQAGAGNPDSNVVKNMALKPPSIMTDKIKGWPDGHIYHVITEGQGVMGPYASHIPQAYRWQVVNYIRFLQKESK; translated from the coding sequence ATGAAAATGACTAAGATTACTTTGGCAGCAGCAGCTCTGGCACTTTCAGCATGCGGAGCTAAGGGTGACAAAACCAACGTTGAAATCATCCAAGACATGATGGAGTCTCCGGCGATCAAAGCTCAGGAGTACGACGAGTCTTCACCAAATCACTCTGGTATGAGAGTTCCTGCAGAGCACACAGTTCCTGTAGGTTTCACTCCGTACAAATACAAGGGTGATATCGAAGGCGGCTCTAAGCAGGCAAATCCATTGGCAGGCAATATGTCTCCAGACGTTTTGAAAGTAGGTCAAAAATACTTCGAAACGAACTGTGCAGTTTGTCACGGCCAAGCCGGAGCTGGAAATCCAGATTCCAATGTTGTTAAAAACATGGCTTTGAAACCACCTTCAATCATGACTGATAAAATCAAAGGCTGGCCAGATGGTCACATTTACCATGTGATCACAGAAGGGCAGGGTGTGATGGGTCCTTATGCTTCTCACATTCCGCAAGCTTACCGTTGGCAAGTTGTTAACTATATTCGTTTCTTACAAAAAGAATCTAAGTAG
- a CDS encoding DUF3341 domain-containing protein, with protein MAKVGIGGIAGIWTDEHAVIKAAAKTRESGYTKFDAITPYPVHGMEEACGIKRSWIPYVTMVMGVVGLTSGLLLTWWTSAVNWPINVGGKPAFSLPAFIPIMFELTILFAALSSVAALFYATKMPKIDPPTIDPDLTSHKFAIFIPQNDTGYDEAKIERFFRELGASDVKKVAEY; from the coding sequence ATGGCAAAAGTTGGAATTGGCGGAATTGCCGGTATCTGGACTGACGAGCACGCAGTGATTAAGGCTGCTGCTAAAACTCGCGAAAGCGGCTACACAAAGTTCGATGCTATTACTCCTTATCCTGTTCACGGTATGGAAGAAGCTTGCGGTATCAAAAGATCTTGGATCCCTTACGTTACTATGGTGATGGGGGTTGTTGGTTTGACGAGCGGTTTGCTTTTGACTTGGTGGACTTCGGCTGTGAACTGGCCAATCAATGTTGGTGGTAAACCGGCGTTCTCATTGCCTGCGTTCATTCCGATCATGTTCGAGTTGACGATCTTGTTTGCGGCATTGAGCTCCGTAGCAGCTTTGTTCTACGCGACGAAAATGCCAAAAATCGATCCGCCAACGATCGATCCTGATCTGACTTCACATAAATTCGCAATCTTCATCCCACAAAACGACACTGGCTACGACGAAGCTAAGATTGAACGCTTCTTCCGTGAGTTGGGTGCTTCTGACGTGAAAAAAGTGGCGGAGTACTAA
- a CDS encoding molybdopterin oxidoreductase has protein sequence MAASNHHHDLHVGKFQAPKALQMTSYVFIAIGLITFIFGLLKNQDRMWTSYLVAFFFFACVGLGGLFWSAIQNLAKAGWSVSVRRYAEGMTAYIPVMVVTSLILLLGLKYLYPWADHERVAESALLQTKTTYLNTTFLVIRLLVFGLGMVAFRQVLVGNSLKQDKSGDESLTHKNVGYSIGFTLFFAITFSLFSVDMLMSLLPTWYSTIFGIYCFAGLFQSFFAIIIPIAIFMKRSGLVKGYVTEDHYHDLAKFMKGFTVFWAYIAFSQFMLIWYANIPEETEYYIMRAQNGWMGLSMALLIFRFIVPFLALLPKAAKRNENHLLVVSGLILVMQYLDIYWMVYPNFYDGQVTFGLWEIGMFLGFAGLFLFVLFRFFTKNSIVALKDPRMQEAITHHVTY, from the coding sequence ATGGCAGCATCAAATCACCACCACGATCTTCACGTTGGTAAATTCCAGGCTCCAAAAGCTCTGCAAATGACCAGCTACGTTTTCATCGCAATCGGTCTGATTACATTCATCTTCGGTCTTTTGAAAAACCAAGACAGAATGTGGACTTCTTACTTAGTTGCATTCTTCTTCTTTGCCTGTGTTGGCTTGGGCGGCCTTTTCTGGTCGGCAATCCAAAACTTGGCTAAAGCCGGCTGGAGTGTGTCTGTTCGCCGTTACGCTGAGGGTATGACTGCTTATATCCCAGTGATGGTTGTAACAAGCTTGATCCTTCTCTTGGGTTTGAAATACCTCTACCCATGGGCTGACCACGAGAGAGTGGCTGAGAGCGCTCTTTTGCAAACTAAAACAACTTACTTGAACACCACATTCTTGGTGATCCGTTTGTTGGTTTTCGGTTTGGGGATGGTTGCTTTCCGCCAAGTCTTGGTTGGAAATTCACTTAAGCAAGATAAGTCTGGCGATGAGTCTTTGACTCATAAAAACGTTGGTTACTCTATCGGCTTCACCTTATTCTTCGCGATCACGTTCTCTTTGTTCAGCGTTGATATGTTGATGTCGCTCTTGCCAACTTGGTACAGCACGATCTTCGGGATCTACTGCTTTGCAGGTTTGTTCCAGTCATTCTTTGCGATCATCATTCCAATTGCGATCTTCATGAAGCGTTCTGGTTTGGTTAAAGGCTATGTGACTGAAGACCACTACCATGACTTGGCTAAGTTCATGAAGGGTTTCACAGTATTCTGGGCTTATATTGCGTTCTCTCAATTCATGTTGATTTGGTACGCTAACATCCCTGAAGAAACTGAATACTACATCATGCGCGCTCAGAATGGCTGGATGGGTCTTTCTATGGCGTTGTTGATCTTCCGATTCATCGTTCCGTTCTTGGCTCTTCTTCCAAAAGCTGCAAAACGTAACGAGAATCACTTGTTGGTAGTTTCTGGTTTGATCCTTGTGATGCAATACCTTGATATCTACTGGATGGTTTACCCGAACTTCTACGATGGCCAAGTGACTTTCGGTCTCTGGGAAATCGGTATGTTCTTGGGTTTTGCAGGTCTCTTCTTGTTTGTTCTTTTCCGCTTCTTCACGAAGAACAGCATCGTGGCTCTGAAAGATCCTCGTATGCAAGAGGCGATCACTCACCACGTTACTTACTAG
- the nrfD gene encoding polysulfide reductase NrfD, with the protein MLTRNKLVLGNKTVKDITEDICAPIEAYPSKGWLGLFTTALSILVFYVIILGTVIGKGIGLLGVNHPNAWGTMIVTFVFWIGIGHAGTLISAILFLFRQKWRTSVARTAEAMTVFAVMTAGLFPLLHTGRPWLDYWLFPYPNQRGPLWVNFRSPLLWDVFAVSTYATVSMVFWYVGLVPDFATIKDRAKNKIRRTVYGALSLGWRGTAKNWSHYEMVYLLLAGLSTPLVLSVHTIVSFDFAVSGLPGWHTTIFPPYFVAGAIFSGFAMVVTLMTLVRIGVPEFKNYITLDHMEVMNKIIMATGLMVGYAYGSEFFIAWYSGNPYERYVFFVSRAFGPYAWSYWTMITCNVLIPQVFWFKKARRSIPIMFVVSIFVNIGMWFERFVITITSLHRDFLPANWGNYAWSFFDGAILFGSFGMFLTLFLLYLRFFPAISIAEVKPVLPVGQDNKGGH; encoded by the coding sequence ATGTTGACGCGTAATAAGCTCGTCCTTGGTAACAAAACGGTTAAGGACATCACAGAGGACATCTGTGCTCCGATCGAAGCTTATCCTTCTAAAGGTTGGCTCGGTCTTTTCACAACGGCTCTCAGTATTTTGGTTTTCTACGTCATTATCTTGGGAACTGTGATCGGTAAGGGTATCGGTCTTCTCGGGGTGAATCATCCGAATGCTTGGGGTACGATGATCGTGACCTTCGTATTCTGGATCGGTATCGGTCACGCCGGTACGTTGATCTCTGCGATCTTGTTCCTTTTCCGTCAAAAGTGGAGAACATCGGTTGCGCGGACTGCAGAAGCGATGACGGTTTTCGCCGTTATGACTGCGGGTCTCTTCCCATTGCTTCATACGGGTCGTCCTTGGTTGGATTACTGGTTGTTCCCTTATCCAAATCAACGTGGACCACTTTGGGTGAACTTCCGTTCGCCACTTTTGTGGGACGTTTTCGCCGTTTCGACTTACGCGACGGTTTCCATGGTGTTCTGGTATGTGGGCTTGGTGCCTGACTTTGCGACTATTAAAGACCGTGCGAAGAACAAAATCCGCCGGACAGTTTACGGTGCTTTGTCTCTCGGCTGGAGAGGCACTGCGAAGAACTGGTCACACTATGAAATGGTGTACTTGTTGCTCGCGGGTCTTTCGACTCCGCTGGTTCTTTCAGTACATACCATCGTCTCTTTCGACTTCGCCGTTTCTGGTCTTCCGGGCTGGCATACGACGATCTTCCCTCCATACTTCGTTGCCGGTGCGATCTTCTCCGGTTTCGCGATGGTTGTGACGTTGATGACTTTGGTTCGTATCGGTGTTCCTGAGTTCAAGAACTACATTACTTTGGATCACATGGAAGTAATGAATAAGATCATCATGGCGACAGGCTTGATGGTTGGTTACGCTTACGGTTCTGAGTTCTTTATCGCATGGTACTCAGGCAATCCTTACGAGCGTTACGTGTTCTTCGTGAGCCGTGCTTTCGGTCCGTACGCTTGGTCTTACTGGACAATGATCACTTGTAACGTTTTGATCCCTCAAGTGTTCTGGTTCAAGAAAGCACGTCGTTCTATTCCAATCATGTTCGTTGTTTCGATCTTCGTTAACATCGGTATGTGGTTCGAGCGTTTCGTGATCACGATCACGTCTTTGCATCGTGACTTCTTGCCGGCGAACTGGGGTAACTACGCATGGTCGTTCTTTGACGGTGCGATCCTCTTCGGCTCTTTCGGTATGTTCTTAACTCTGTTCTTGCTCTACTTGCGTTTCTTCCCGGCAATCTCTATCGCCGAAGTGAAGCCTGTATTGCCAGTGGGACAAGACAATAAAGGAGGCCACTAA
- a CDS encoding SH3 domain-containing protein has translation METKNYSLFKTVLALGLGFAVVSGTPFAASAATADYYKCNDRVGGEYNYGRAPQACNANAFGDDKYVTGNYGQLIYSDTAASTERSRYVDEMNAVIKEAAAYYLKKRKPTVSSTEVSWWVLGIQATASHESYWSHYRKATDARLKMMRGDYGHGHGMMQIDDRAHFPAVTNGTAWNLITNLTYAMDIFYKNWEKAPSQTCVKSATNYEARIRASWAAYNGGSGKICRWTDPNDKWAQNDKNFYTHYSKRLWEKYGTNPNKKASIDVACLIEKKENCPAPGSGTEAPALKSGVLYKSSAGPYCVISNSKASCVTEARDAICLKQISPYSVDEATAVKDTVLASYSPANQDRHALCKSYESTLYPVGTNIEIQKNTNLRASPGGGIVSMVPKDQVVTVLDFELRSAPDNERYYKVNYQGKEGYVFGGNKTDYLTWAVVATNSNLPSTLAKAGEYVKVVNSAGVNHRTTPGGTLIRLIPKGTQLQVQEVFIEDSNNKVYYRVTYQGQTGYIYTGLLLPTDTTSEWTEVQR, from the coding sequence ATGGAAACAAAAAACTATTCTCTTTTTAAGACGGTTTTGGCTCTGGGCTTGGGTTTTGCGGTTGTTTCGGGAACTCCGTTTGCGGCCAGTGCGGCGACGGCGGATTACTACAAATGTAATGATCGTGTGGGTGGTGAATATAACTATGGTCGAGCTCCACAAGCCTGTAACGCCAATGCCTTTGGTGATGATAAGTATGTCACCGGCAACTACGGACAGCTCATCTATAGCGACACGGCGGCCTCGACGGAGCGTTCTCGTTATGTTGATGAGATGAATGCCGTCATTAAAGAGGCGGCTGCTTATTACCTTAAGAAACGTAAACCGACAGTATCCTCCACCGAGGTTTCTTGGTGGGTGCTCGGTATTCAAGCGACGGCCAGTCATGAGAGTTACTGGAGTCACTATCGTAAAGCCACAGATGCTCGTCTGAAGATGATGAGAGGCGATTACGGTCATGGTCATGGGATGATGCAAATTGATGACCGTGCGCACTTTCCGGCGGTTACAAACGGCACGGCTTGGAACCTCATCACCAATCTGACTTACGCGATGGATATCTTCTATAAAAACTGGGAGAAAGCTCCGTCGCAAACCTGCGTGAAGTCTGCCACGAACTACGAAGCACGCATTCGTGCTTCGTGGGCGGCCTACAATGGAGGCTCTGGCAAGATCTGCCGCTGGACGGATCCTAATGACAAGTGGGCGCAGAACGATAAAAACTTCTATACTCACTACAGTAAACGTCTTTGGGAAAAATACGGGACAAATCCGAACAAGAAAGCCTCGATTGATGTGGCTTGCTTGATTGAGAAAAAAGAAAACTGCCCAGCGCCTGGATCAGGCACGGAAGCTCCGGCCTTGAAGTCCGGCGTGCTTTATAAAAGTTCTGCAGGTCCTTACTGTGTCATTAGTAATTCAAAGGCCTCTTGTGTGACGGAGGCGCGCGATGCGATTTGCCTCAAACAAATCAGTCCCTACAGTGTTGATGAAGCAACAGCGGTGAAGGACACGGTTCTGGCAAGTTACTCGCCGGCGAATCAGGATCGTCATGCCCTTTGTAAGAGCTATGAAAGCACTCTTTATCCCGTCGGTACCAATATTGAGATTCAAAAAAATACCAATCTGCGCGCAAGCCCGGGCGGCGGTATCGTTAGTATGGTCCCTAAAGATCAAGTCGTGACCGTTCTTGATTTCGAGCTTCGGAGTGCGCCTGATAATGAGCGTTACTACAAAGTGAATTATCAAGGCAAAGAGGGTTATGTTTTCGGTGGCAATAAAACCGACTACCTTACGTGGGCGGTGGTTGCGACAAATAGCAATTTGCCAAGCACGCTTGCGAAGGCCGGCGAGTACGTGAAGGTTGTGAATTCAGCCGGCGTAAATCACAGAACGACTCCTGGTGGCACCTTGATTCGCTTAATTCCTAAGGGCACTCAGCTGCAAGTACAGGAAGTCTTCATCGAAGACAGCAACAACAAAGTCTATTACCGCGTCACTTATCAAGGTCAAACAGGGTACATTTATACGGGACTCTTATTGCCGACGGATACGACCTCCGAGTGGACAGAAGTGCAACGCTAG